The Agromyces sp. LHK192 genome includes a window with the following:
- a CDS encoding siderophore-interacting protein — MSTSVANRIHRLEVVETQRLTPGMLRIVFGGDGVAQFESTGVGDEYFRLFLPLEGQDVPNLPNATEDGYWEFPDGVEPSEVRTYTVRGWDASAGLLTVDFVVHEGGVAAAWALRAKVGDVIGANSPRGLYEPADGITWQLLVADATGLPAALRLAESAPEGVRTRVVIEVADDRDEQRPALPAHVDLAWVHGGNGHGPTRIEEIVRAADFPDEPGYVWVAGETKATRGVRKHLRHELGLPANAYKVVGYWTEKAEAWRDAYDALPEDVLARLQAMWSEDRDEEEITDEYEATLEAHGL; from the coding sequence GTGAGCACCTCGGTCGCCAACCGCATCCACCGCCTCGAGGTCGTCGAGACGCAGCGCCTCACGCCCGGCATGCTCCGCATCGTGTTCGGCGGCGACGGCGTCGCGCAGTTCGAGTCGACCGGCGTCGGCGACGAGTACTTCCGGCTGTTCCTGCCGCTCGAGGGCCAGGACGTGCCGAACCTCCCGAACGCGACGGAGGACGGCTACTGGGAGTTCCCCGACGGCGTCGAGCCGAGCGAGGTGCGCACCTACACCGTCCGCGGGTGGGATGCCTCGGCCGGGCTCCTCACCGTCGACTTCGTCGTGCACGAGGGCGGCGTGGCCGCCGCGTGGGCGCTGCGCGCGAAGGTCGGCGACGTCATCGGCGCCAACTCGCCGCGCGGGCTGTACGAGCCGGCCGACGGCATCACCTGGCAGCTCCTCGTCGCCGACGCCACCGGACTCCCGGCGGCGCTGCGCCTCGCCGAGTCGGCGCCCGAGGGCGTGCGCACGCGCGTCGTGATCGAGGTCGCCGACGACCGCGACGAACAGCGTCCGGCGCTTCCGGCGCATGTCGACCTCGCGTGGGTGCACGGCGGCAACGGGCACGGGCCGACGCGCATCGAGGAGATCGTGCGCGCCGCCGACTTCCCCGACGAGCCCGGCTACGTCTGGGTCGCCGGCGAGACGAAGGCCACCCGCGGCGTGCGCAAGCACCTCCGCCACGAGCTCGGCCTGCCCGCGAACGCCTACAAGGTCGTCGGGTACTGGACCGAGAAGGCGGAGGCGTGGCGCGACGCGTACGACGCGCTCCCCGAGGACGTGCTCGCCCGGCTCCAGGCGATGTGGTCGGAGGACCGCGACGAGGAGGAGATCACCGACGAGTACGAGGCGACGCTCGAAGCCCACGGGCTCTGA
- a CDS encoding iron chelate uptake ABC transporter family permease subunit, which produces MTTTQTPPTPSPGGRSPVRAARAARSTRAVTGALWRRRLLGFAITLAALVICCALSLAIGSKHLPLDQVIAALQGATGEAGTIVRDLRVPRTLLGLLVGAALGVAGAVMQAFTRNPLADPGLLGVNAGAALAVVLGAAAFGLSSLSGTVWFAFAGALVATFAVYAIGSAGRGGPEPLRITLAGVAVGAFLGGVTSGITLLLPEVFDLMRGWNAGSISVTPLGLTMTIAPFIVVGLIVAFAVAKPLNAVALGDDLAVALGSRIVPTRIASIVAVTLLCGAATAAAGPIGFLGLMVPHVVRWFTGPDQRWILAGSAVAAPVLLLASDIVGRVILPSGELPVGIVTAFIGAPVLIVLVRRRSVSAL; this is translated from the coding sequence ATGACCACGACGCAGACGCCGCCGACGCCGTCGCCGGGCGGCCGCAGTCCGGTGCGCGCTGCGCGCGCCGCGCGGTCGACCCGCGCGGTGACCGGCGCGCTGTGGCGGCGGCGGCTGCTCGGGTTCGCCATCACGCTCGCGGCCCTCGTGATCTGCTGCGCGCTCAGCCTCGCGATCGGCTCGAAGCACCTGCCGCTCGACCAGGTGATCGCGGCGCTCCAGGGCGCGACCGGTGAGGCCGGCACCATCGTGCGCGACCTCCGCGTGCCGCGCACGCTGCTCGGGTTGCTCGTCGGGGCGGCGCTCGGCGTCGCCGGCGCCGTCATGCAGGCGTTCACGCGGAACCCGCTCGCCGATCCGGGCCTTCTCGGCGTGAACGCGGGTGCCGCGCTCGCCGTGGTGCTCGGGGCGGCCGCGTTCGGCCTCAGCTCGCTGTCGGGCACCGTGTGGTTCGCCTTCGCCGGTGCGCTGGTCGCGACCTTCGCGGTGTACGCGATCGGCTCGGCGGGCCGGGGCGGACCGGAGCCGCTGCGCATCACGCTCGCCGGCGTCGCGGTCGGCGCGTTCCTCGGCGGGGTGACGAGCGGCATCACGCTGCTGCTGCCCGAGGTGTTCGACCTCATGCGCGGCTGGAACGCGGGCAGCATCTCGGTCACGCCGCTCGGCCTCACGATGACCATCGCCCCGTTCATCGTCGTGGGCCTGATCGTCGCGTTCGCCGTGGCGAAGCCGCTCAACGCCGTCGCGCTCGGCGACGACCTCGCCGTCGCACTGGGTTCGCGCATCGTGCCGACCCGCATCGCCTCGATCGTCGCGGTCACGCTCCTGTGCGGTGCCGCGACGGCCGCGGCCGGGCCCATCGGCTTCCTCGGCCTCATGGTCCCGCACGTCGTGCGGTGGTTCACGGGGCCCGACCAGCGCTGGATCCTCGCGGGCAGCGCGGTCGCGGCACCCGTGCTGCTGCTCGCGAGCGACATCGTCGGCCGCGTCATCCTGCCGAGCGGCGAACTGCCGGTCGGCATCGTCACCGCGTTCATCGGCGCCCCCGTGCTCATCGTGCTCGTGCGACGCAGGTCGGTGAGCGCGCTGTGA
- a CDS encoding iron chelate uptake ABC transporter family permease subunit: MRLRTPRGGFGTVIGVRHVVVVAALLLIASAVGVVSLGTGDFAVPVGDVIATLFGGGDRRSQLVVLDWRMPRVALALMLGAALGASGAIFQSLTRNPLGSPDIIGFDAGAFTGALIVITTVGTGYLATAAGALGGGLAAAVVVYLLAYRRGFHGFRLIIVGIAVASMLASVNTWLLLVNDQMFAMAAAAWGAGSLNIVGWEQAVPAAGVLLVLWAVTASLARSMHVLELGDDAATALGVNVRRRRLALVVVGVALTATATAAAGPIAFIALAAPQLARRLTRSAGVTIAASAAMGAVLLSASDFVAQHAFSPLQLPVGIITVSVGGLYLIWLLIMEVRRR; this comes from the coding sequence ATGCGCCTGCGCACCCCCCGAGGCGGTTTCGGCACCGTCATCGGGGTGCGCCACGTCGTCGTGGTCGCAGCGCTCCTCCTCATCGCCTCGGCGGTGGGGGTCGTCAGCCTCGGTACGGGCGACTTCGCCGTGCCGGTCGGCGACGTCATCGCGACGCTGTTCGGCGGCGGGGACCGCCGGTCGCAGCTCGTGGTGCTCGACTGGCGGATGCCGCGCGTCGCGCTCGCGCTGATGCTGGGCGCGGCGCTCGGGGCATCCGGTGCGATCTTCCAGTCGCTCACCCGCAACCCGCTCGGCAGCCCCGACATCATCGGATTCGACGCGGGCGCGTTCACGGGCGCGCTGATCGTGATCACGACCGTCGGAACCGGCTACCTCGCGACCGCTGCGGGCGCGCTCGGCGGCGGCCTGGCCGCGGCGGTCGTCGTGTACCTGCTGGCGTACCGGCGGGGGTTCCACGGGTTCCGGCTCATCATCGTCGGCATCGCCGTGGCGTCGATGCTGGCCTCGGTGAACACCTGGCTGCTGCTCGTCAACGACCAGATGTTCGCGATGGCCGCGGCCGCATGGGGTGCAGGTTCCCTGAACATCGTGGGCTGGGAGCAGGCGGTCCCGGCAGCGGGCGTGCTGCTGGTGCTCTGGGCCGTCACCGCCTCGCTCGCCCGCTCGATGCACGTGCTCGAGCTCGGCGACGACGCCGCGACCGCGCTCGGCGTGAACGTGCGACGTCGCCGCCTCGCCCTCGTGGTGGTCGGCGTCGCCCTGACCGCGACTGCGACGGCCGCGGCCGGGCCGATCGCGTTCATCGCGCTCGCGGCGCCCCAGCTCGCGCGTCGCCTCACCCGGTCGGCGGGCGTCACGATCGCCGCGTCGGCGGCGATGGGCGCGGTGCTGCTCTCGGCGAGCGACTTCGTCGCGCAGCATGCGTTCTCGCCCCTGCAACTGCCCGTCGGCATCATCACGGTGAGCGTCGGCGGCCTCTACCTGATCTGGCTGCTCATCATGGAGGTGCGGCGACGATGA
- a CDS encoding ABC transporter ATP-binding protein yields MTDVSTRTDAASAASSADAASPSGAVASASAAEASATPVGARLAADAVTLGYDRRVIAQDLSVEIPTGSFTVVIGPNACGKSTLLRALARVMAPAAGTIVLDGRSISSYPPKEVARRLGLLPQTSIAPEGITVADLVARGRHPHQGVFRQWTAADEQAVLDALDATNTTGLSGRLVEELSGGQRQRVWVAMVLAQQTPIMLLDEPTTFLDIAHQYELLELLRGLHAAGDRTLVAVLHDLNQAARYADHLIVMRDGEVVATGDPTEVLTADLVEDVFGLPCTIIPDPHTGTPLVVPRPVVE; encoded by the coding sequence ATGACGGATGTCTCGACCCGAACGGATGCCGCGAGCGCGGCGTCGTCCGCCGACGCTGCATCGCCCTCGGGCGCGGTGGCGTCCGCGAGTGCTGCGGAGGCCTCCGCGACTCCCGTCGGCGCGCGCCTCGCCGCCGACGCGGTCACGCTCGGCTACGACCGACGGGTGATCGCGCAGGACCTCAGCGTCGAGATCCCGACCGGGTCGTTCACGGTCGTGATCGGGCCGAACGCGTGCGGCAAGTCGACCCTGCTCCGTGCGCTCGCGCGGGTCATGGCTCCCGCGGCCGGCACGATCGTGCTCGACGGCAGGTCGATCTCGTCGTACCCGCCGAAGGAGGTCGCGCGCCGGCTCGGACTCCTGCCGCAGACGTCGATCGCGCCCGAGGGCATCACCGTCGCCGACCTCGTCGCCCGCGGTCGGCACCCGCACCAGGGCGTGTTCCGGCAGTGGACCGCGGCCGACGAACAGGCCGTCCTCGACGCGCTCGACGCCACCAACACGACCGGACTGTCGGGCCGGCTCGTCGAGGAGCTCTCGGGCGGGCAGCGCCAGCGCGTCTGGGTCGCCATGGTGCTCGCGCAGCAGACGCCGATCATGCTGCTCGACGAGCCGACCACCTTCCTCGACATCGCCCACCAGTACGAGCTGCTCGAACTGCTGCGGGGCCTCCACGCGGCCGGCGATCGCACGCTCGTCGCCGTGCTGCACGACCTGAACCAGGCCGCGCGCTACGCCGACCACCTCATCGTCATGCGCGACGGTGAGGTGGTGGCGACCGGCGACCCGACGGAGGTGCTTACCGCGGACCTCGTCGAGGACGTCTTCGGCCTGCCCTGCACGATCATCCCCGACCCGCACACGGGCACCCCGCTGGTGGTGCCGCGGCCGGTCGTCGAGTAG
- a CDS encoding glycoside hydrolase family 2 TIM barrel-domain containing protein: MRPSTTLRLAAASVSAVLLPAVGVTSASALDGPGPIGPGSVHLSTFAGGLTGWTAVTGSIDEWSSEGGTIAVDTLAQSAGRYIRPADALTLPDAYELRTHVRVDEIGPQGTVTVMLDLRDTVNWKSTGISPQLTSFDDDRAGFRISKPITGAFVCEGGSPVAPGEWVELVIRRAAGITAVYADGALLAAVASPTAGGTFGFGAYRSRVAFGPVSIDPLESVPAGHPTDPAGCPWVPPAEPGVEPDPAPGDGEVSGDGEWIPATATTGDRPGHEITAGRSRISLDGDWAFRAEDLARASDPDAPDVDGVAEGWHEPATDVSDWDTLSVPGNWSVHDRYGRYEGNGWYRRTFEPGSLSAAAGERASIRFGAVYDTATVWLNGARLGAHTGGYTPFEFDVTDYLVDGENTLVVRADNSFQQGAWWSWGGMSRSVELVKTGQVVIDRQQIVATPDLAAGTAHVASTVFLQNAGDEARSVSLRGRITDAATGSTVADGLHAEVEVPAGGSAQAVLAADLAPGAFQLWSMDDPNLYRLDVSLDSPVDVDDAAQSDRFGIRTFEIDGTTMRLNGEVLKLAGANRVSDDPANGNVEPTWLVRRDLDRMKASGLNLARIMHYAQAPELLDYADEIGMLLIDEVPVWGGARDLVHDIPQIQQEFREMVERDFNHASVFAHSVANEIESRSWEGREFLRIMADYSHEIDPGRFVTHANNKAEFVSAPAQDGTQFMDFVSINLYGNFAGATDKVHALYPDKPMFISEYSPDSFSFPTRREWLDFSTGADTTAQTFESRPFVFGWSQWTFNDYRSEFSGSSENLVRGWGNVDVWGRLKAAYDETQSANAPVRAFALGDVAVAAGGGLGVVSITPSGAVPADGPGNILRGYRVTLQAFDDTGAVVGGTLVDLPDLEPGAPAFEVPVAWDAQDAATRVRATLLSPTGYEVAVSVADAAAPAAPEIREVVAASTGLRVRFDDTAGIGRYRVVATAPDGTATTVTTRETFADLAGLATGVEYAVTVSAVGSDGRPGPADDVTATTAGTLALPPKAIHAEPVDGGLVLGYSSQTRNGSFEVRVTDAESGAESATHRTANRPSTRIDGLEPGAAVDVRIREVDAAGEPVSEWSEGLRVTPLGAGSDAPPLQVRGLVGGIHDAAIVLRPSNRTERYLVTVTGESVDADFAVERSGIDLIPIAGLAPDREYAVTVAAQGEAGTSPIWSGTVRTSAERPGGEASVPANVRVGNRTDDAFLAWDDSGADGYIVSRNACGSTASTTVIGAEHALGRIGERPGSYTVAAILGSSVSAPSEPVTVPGEPRCPIVVTIGEKAPRADGSVPFRTTGTWSASSLTAPGGYASVYAELAGSAGATATWTGPALEQPTRQLVEVALPSNSISTTNATYTVTTADGPTEVAIDQVERGGGWVALGEFEFDADHRPTVALKGVGGFLRASAVRFTDVGNDLPSAPSPAFAAQTIGTADAITGRGTAEGNTVVVRAADGTELGRATVAADLTWAARGDAPLAAGSYVDVVATETDADGWTGTATATLTVATVAVDGAIAAPGQAVLSSDDGWDTGLRDGSFRIGMDLWWGENATTFRLYENGELVATVPLTWGTPAAQSASVEIHGLRNGVYQYTGELENSKGVTRVEPLTVQVTDASPGRPVLSSDNWDGDGDYLVTADLWWGTNATAYRLYEDDVLVADGALAAASPGAQRASIPLADRAPGDHRYVVEFRNASGSTASEPFVVSVRRH, from the coding sequence GTGCGGCCGTCAACCACCCTCCGCCTCGCGGCGGCGTCCGTTTCCGCAGTCCTGCTCCCAGCGGTCGGGGTCACGTCCGCATCCGCGCTCGACGGCCCCGGGCCGATCGGGCCGGGGTCCGTGCACCTCTCGACCTTCGCCGGCGGCCTGACCGGCTGGACGGCCGTCACCGGTTCGATCGACGAATGGAGCTCCGAGGGCGGCACGATCGCCGTCGACACGCTCGCGCAGTCGGCCGGTCGGTACATCCGCCCGGCCGATGCGCTGACGCTCCCCGACGCGTACGAGCTGCGCACGCACGTGCGCGTGGACGAGATCGGACCCCAGGGCACCGTCACCGTCATGCTCGACCTGCGCGACACCGTCAACTGGAAGAGCACCGGCATCAGCCCCCAGCTCACCTCGTTCGACGACGACCGCGCCGGCTTCCGGATCTCGAAGCCGATCACCGGCGCCTTCGTGTGCGAGGGCGGGTCGCCCGTCGCCCCGGGCGAATGGGTCGAGCTCGTCATCCGGCGCGCGGCGGGCATCACCGCCGTCTACGCCGACGGTGCGCTCCTCGCCGCGGTCGCGTCACCGACAGCCGGAGGCACCTTCGGCTTCGGCGCATATCGGAGCCGCGTCGCCTTCGGGCCGGTCTCGATCGACCCGCTGGAGTCGGTGCCCGCCGGGCACCCGACCGATCCCGCCGGCTGCCCCTGGGTACCGCCGGCCGAGCCCGGCGTCGAGCCCGATCCGGCGCCCGGCGACGGCGAGGTGAGCGGCGACGGCGAGTGGATCCCCGCCACCGCGACCACCGGCGACCGTCCCGGCCACGAGATCACGGCCGGCCGGTCGCGCATCTCCCTCGACGGCGACTGGGCCTTCAGGGCCGAGGACCTCGCCCGGGCGAGCGACCCCGACGCCCCCGACGTGGACGGCGTCGCCGAGGGCTGGCACGAGCCGGCGACCGACGTGTCCGACTGGGACACACTGTCGGTCCCCGGCAACTGGAGCGTCCACGACCGGTACGGCCGGTACGAGGGCAACGGCTGGTACCGCCGCACCTTCGAACCCGGTTCCCTGAGCGCGGCCGCGGGCGAACGCGCCAGCATCCGCTTCGGCGCCGTGTACGACACCGCCACGGTCTGGCTCAACGGCGCCCGACTGGGAGCGCACACCGGCGGCTACACCCCGTTCGAGTTCGACGTGACCGACTATCTGGTCGATGGCGAGAACACCCTGGTCGTGCGAGCCGACAACTCGTTCCAGCAGGGCGCGTGGTGGTCGTGGGGCGGCATGTCGCGCTCGGTCGAACTCGTGAAGACCGGCCAGGTCGTCATCGACCGCCAGCAGATCGTCGCGACCCCCGATCTCGCGGCCGGGACCGCGCACGTGGCATCCACGGTGTTCCTTCAGAACGCGGGCGACGAGGCGCGCTCCGTCTCGCTGCGCGGCCGGATCACGGATGCGGCGACCGGGTCGACCGTCGCCGACGGCCTGCACGCCGAGGTCGAGGTGCCCGCCGGCGGCTCGGCGCAGGCGGTGCTCGCCGCCGACCTCGCACCCGGCGCGTTCCAGCTCTGGAGCATGGACGACCCGAACCTGTACCGGCTCGACGTGTCGCTCGACTCCCCCGTCGACGTCGACGATGCCGCGCAGAGCGACCGATTCGGCATCCGGACGTTCGAGATCGACGGCACGACCATGCGGCTCAACGGCGAGGTCCTCAAGCTCGCGGGCGCGAACCGCGTGTCCGACGACCCGGCCAACGGCAACGTCGAGCCGACGTGGCTCGTTCGCCGCGACCTCGACCGCATGAAGGCCTCGGGCCTGAACCTCGCGCGGATCATGCACTACGCGCAGGCTCCCGAGCTGCTCGACTACGCGGACGAGATCGGGATGCTGCTCATCGACGAGGTCCCCGTGTGGGGCGGCGCGCGCGACCTCGTGCACGACATCCCGCAGATCCAGCAGGAGTTCCGCGAGATGGTCGAACGCGACTTCAACCACGCCTCGGTGTTCGCGCATTCGGTCGCCAACGAGATCGAGTCGCGATCGTGGGAGGGCCGCGAGTTCCTGCGCATCATGGCGGACTACTCGCACGAGATCGACCCCGGGCGGTTCGTCACGCACGCGAACAACAAGGCCGAGTTCGTGAGCGCCCCGGCACAGGACGGCACGCAGTTCATGGACTTCGTGAGCATCAACCTCTACGGCAACTTCGCGGGCGCCACCGACAAGGTGCACGCCCTGTACCCCGACAAGCCGATGTTCATCTCGGAGTACAGCCCCGACAGCTTCAGCTTCCCGACGCGGCGCGAGTGGCTCGACTTCTCGACGGGCGCCGACACGACCGCGCAGACGTTCGAGAGCCGGCCGTTCGTGTTCGGGTGGTCGCAGTGGACCTTCAACGACTACCGCAGCGAGTTCAGCGGCTCGAGCGAGAACCTCGTCCGCGGCTGGGGCAACGTCGACGTCTGGGGCCGGCTCAAGGCGGCGTACGACGAGACGCAGTCGGCGAACGCGCCCGTGCGCGCATTCGCCCTGGGCGATGTCGCGGTGGCCGCGGGAGGCGGGCTCGGCGTCGTGTCGATCACCCCGTCCGGCGCCGTCCCGGCCGACGGGCCGGGCAACATCCTGCGCGGTTACCGGGTGACGCTGCAGGCGTTCGACGACACCGGCGCCGTCGTGGGCGGCACGCTCGTCGACCTGCCCGACCTCGAACCGGGCGCGCCCGCGTTCGAGGTGCCGGTCGCCTGGGACGCGCAGGACGCCGCGACCCGGGTGCGAGCCACCCTCCTCTCACCCACCGGGTACGAGGTCGCCGTCTCGGTGGCGGATGCCGCTGCACCCGCAGCCCCCGAGATCCGCGAGGTGGTGGCGGCGAGCACGGGGCTCCGGGTCCGCTTCGACGACACCGCGGGCATCGGGCGCTACCGGGTGGTCGCGACCGCGCCCGACGGCACGGCGACCACGGTGACCACTCGCGAGACCTTCGCCGACCTCGCCGGACTCGCGACCGGCGTCGAGTACGCCGTCACCGTCTCGGCGGTCGGGAGCGACGGCCGGCCCGGACCGGCCGACGACGTCACGGCGACGACCGCGGGCACCCTCGCGCTGCCGCCCAAGGCGATCCACGCGGAGCCCGTGGACGGCGGCCTCGTGCTCGGGTACTCGAGCCAGACCCGGAACGGCTCGTTCGAGGTGCGCGTCACCGACGCGGAGTCGGGAGCGGAGTCCGCGACCCACCGCACCGCCAACCGCCCGAGCACGCGGATCGACGGCCTCGAACCCGGGGCCGCGGTCGACGTCAGGATCCGGGAGGTCGACGCGGCGGGCGAACCGGTCTCCGAGTGGAGCGAGGGCCTTCGGGTCACGCCGCTCGGCGCCGGGTCGGACGCTCCCCCGCTCCAGGTGCGCGGGCTCGTCGGGGGGATCCACGACGCCGCCATCGTGCTGCGGCCGTCGAACCGCACGGAGCGCTACCTCGTGACCGTGACGGGCGAGTCGGTCGACGCCGACTTCGCGGTGGAGCGCTCGGGCATCGACCTGATCCCGATCGCCGGGCTGGCCCCCGACCGCGAGTACGCGGTCACCGTCGCCGCGCAGGGCGAGGCGGGCACGTCGCCCATCTGGTCGGGCACGGTGCGCACGAGCGCGGAACGACCCGGCGGCGAGGCATCCGTGCCGGCGAACGTCCGCGTCGGGAACCGCACCGACGACGCGTTCCTCGCCTGGGACGATTCGGGCGCCGACGGCTACATCGTGTCGCGCAACGCGTGCGGCTCGACCGCCTCGACCACGGTGATCGGCGCCGAGCACGCCCTGGGGCGCATCGGCGAGCGCCCGGGCTCCTACACGGTCGCCGCCATCCTCGGGTCGTCCGTCTCGGCGCCGTCGGAGCCGGTCACGGTGCCCGGCGAGCCGCGGTGCCCGATCGTGGTCACCATCGGGGAGAAGGCACCTCGCGCCGACGGCTCGGTCCCGTTCCGCACGACCGGCACGTGGTCGGCCAGCTCGCTCACCGCACCGGGCGGGTACGCCTCGGTCTACGCCGAGCTCGCCGGGTCCGCGGGCGCCACGGCCACCTGGACGGGGCCTGCGCTCGAGCAGCCGACCCGTCAGCTGGTCGAGGTCGCGCTGCCGTCCAACAGCATCAGCACGACGAACGCGACGTACACGGTGACGACGGCCGACGGACCCACGGAGGTCGCGATCGACCAGGTCGAGCGCGGCGGCGGCTGGGTCGCGCTCGGCGAGTTCGAGTTCGACGCGGATCACCGGCCGACGGTCGCGCTGAAGGGGGTCGGCGGCTTCCTCCGCGCATCGGCGGTCCGGTTCACCGACGTCGGGAACGACCTCCCGAGCGCTCCGAGCCCGGCCTTCGCCGCGCAGACGATCGGTACCGCGGACGCGATCACCGGTCGGGGCACGGCCGAGGGCAACACGGTCGTGGTCCGCGCCGCCGACGGCACGGAGCTCGGCCGCGCGACGGTGGCCGCCGACCTCACCTGGGCCGCCCGGGGCGACGCTCCGCTCGCGGCGGGATCGTACGTCGACGTGGTCGCCACCGAGACCGACGCCGACGGCTGGACGGGCACCGCGACCGCGACGCTCACGGTCGCGACCGTGGCCGTCGACGGGGCGATCGCAGCCCCCGGGCAGGCGGTCCTCTCCTCGGACGACGGCTGGGACACCGGGTTGCGCGACGGATCGTTCCGGATCGGCATGGACCTGTGGTGGGGCGAGAACGCGACGACGTTCCGGCTCTACGAGAACGGCGAGCTGGTCGCGACCGTCCCCCTCACCTGGGGCACCCCGGCCGCCCAGTCGGCGTCGGTCGAGATCCACGGGCTCCGCAACGGCGTCTACCAGTACACCGGCGAGCTCGAGAACTCGAAGGGCGTGACGCGCGTCGAGCCGCTCACCGTGCAGGTGACGGATGCCTCGCCGGGCCGGCCCGTGCTCAGCAGCGACAACTGGGACGGCGACGGCGACTACCTCGTCACGGCCGACCTGTGGTGGGGCACCAACGCGACGGCCTACCGCCTGTACGAGGACGACGTCCTGGTGGCGGATGGAGCGCTGGCGGCGGCCTCGCCGGGCGCGCAGCGCGCGAGCATCCCGCTCGCCGATCGCGCGCCCGGCGACCACCGCTACGTGGTCGAGTTCCGGAACGCGAGCGGTTCGACCGCGAGCGAGCCCTTCGTCGTCTCGGTGCGACGTCACTGA
- a CDS encoding TetR/AcrR family transcriptional regulator, with translation MPRVTDAYRAERLDDLFRATWRCIAEIGIERTTITDIIRASGFSAGMVYNYFASKDELVDAAQVEAIRRARGAVEAATARPTSGPDQLFERTVRAVATRPEAGDNAMLALWVMNVSERSSDDARAALAELQRFAIARFSAQAATWPEADGGLPSRSHARADAELLVSIVLGFFAQQRFAGLTSSQPLLDAMRAARRHRAALRRGRRFSRGA, from the coding sequence ATGCCGCGGGTGACGGATGCCTATCGTGCCGAGCGACTCGACGACCTCTTCCGGGCGACCTGGCGCTGCATCGCCGAGATCGGCATCGAGCGCACGACGATCACCGACATCATCCGCGCGTCCGGATTCAGCGCCGGGATGGTCTACAACTACTTCGCGAGCAAGGACGAGCTCGTGGACGCCGCCCAGGTCGAGGCGATCCGGCGTGCCCGGGGCGCGGTCGAGGCGGCCACCGCGAGGCCGACGTCCGGGCCCGACCAGCTCTTCGAACGCACCGTCCGTGCCGTCGCCACCCGTCCCGAAGCCGGTGACAACGCGATGCTCGCCCTCTGGGTGATGAACGTCAGCGAGCGCTCGAGCGACGACGCGCGTGCGGCGCTCGCCGAGTTGCAGCGCTTCGCGATCGCCCGGTTCTCGGCCCAGGCCGCGACCTGGCCCGAAGCCGACGGCGGGTTGCCGAGCCGATCGCATGCGCGCGCCGATGCCGAGCTGCTGGTCTCGATCGTCCTCGGGTTCTTCGCCCAGCAGCGGTTCGCCGGGCTCACGTCGTCGCAGCCGCTGCTCGACGCCATGCGCGCGGCGCGCCGGCACCGGGCGGCCCTCCGCCGCGGCCGGCGGTTCTCGCGAGGCGCCTGA